In Vigna unguiculata cultivar IT97K-499-35 chromosome 3, ASM411807v1, whole genome shotgun sequence, a single genomic region encodes these proteins:
- the LOC114175931 gene encoding uncharacterized protein At2g23090-like, producing MGGGNGQKSRMAREKNLEKQKAAAKGSQLDSNKKAMNIQCKVCMQTFMCTTSEVKCKEHAEAKHPKSDLYACFPHLKK from the exons ATGGGAGGAGGCAATGGCCAAAAGTCTAGAATGGCTCGCGAGAAGAACCTCGAGAAGCAGAAGGCTGCAGCCAAGG GAAGCCAGTTGGATTCAAACAAGAAAGCCATGAACATTCAG TGTAAGGTTTGCATGCAAACATTTATGTGCACCACATCAGAAGTGAAGTGCAAGGAGCATGCTGAAGCCAAACACCCCAAATCTGATCTCTATGCTTGTTTTCCTCATCTTAAAAAGTGA